GGAGTGTGGCGCAGTGGATCGCCGACACCGCTGCACGGCAGCCGAAGGCTGTGGCGCTGCAGATGGCGGAGGACGGCACCAATCTCACCTATCGCCGGCTGTGGCGCCGCGCGATGCGGCTGGCAGCAAGCTTGCGCGCCCGCGGTGTCGGGCGCGGCGACCGGGTCGCGGTGCTGCTGCCGCGCGGGCCGGAGTGCGTCGCCTCGCTGCTGGCCTGCCTCGCCTGCGGCGCAATCTGGGTGCCGCTGGATGTCGAGCAGCCCGAGGCGCGGCTGGCGCTGGTGCTGGCGGATGCCGATCCGGCGCTGCTGGTGACCGATGCGTCGGGCGCGGCCCGGATGCGCAGCCTTGCCGAGGACGTGCCGCCGATCCTCGATCTGGAGGGCGAGCGGCGGGCGGTCAAGGCGATGAAGCCGCTGGCGAAGCCGATGCGGCTGCGCCGGAAGGACCCGGCCTACATGATCTATACCTCCGGCTCCACCGGGCAGCCGAAGGGCGTTCTGGTGTCGCACGGCGCGCTGGCCGAGCATTGCGCGGCGGCGATCCAGTGCCTCGGCCTCAGCCGCAAGGATGCGGTGCTGCACTTCTCCCCGCCGACCTTCGATCCGGCGCTGGAGCAGATTCTGACCGCGCTGACAATTGGCGGCAGGCTGGTGATCCGGGGCGACGATCTCTGGTCACCCGCCGAGCTGATGCAGGTTCTGCGTGAGCATAAGGTAACCGTCGCCGATCTGCCGCCGGCCTATCTGCGCGAGGCGCTGCTGGCCTGGTCGGAAGCTGGAGAAACAGTTGAACCATCGGCGCTGCGGCTGCTGGTCGTCGGCGGCGAGGCGGCGCCGCCGGACCTGCCGGACCTCTGGCGTAGCGGGCCGCTGCACGGCGCGCGCCTGCTGAACGCCTATGGCCCGACCGAGACCACCGTGACCTGCACGCTGCACGAGGTTGAGCGGGAAGGACCGGTGGAGGGAGGGGCGGAAGAGGCGCTGCCCATCGGCCGCCCGCTGCCGGGTACCGAGGCCTATATCCTCGACCCGGCAGGGAATCCGGTGCCGGAAGGGGTGGCGGGCGAGCTGCATATCGGCGGGCGTCGTCTGGCGCTTGGCTATTTCCGCCAGCCCGGCCTTACCGAATCGCGGTTCGTGACGCAGCGTCTGCCAGGACGGCGCCGGGCGGTGCGGCTGTACCGCACCGGCGACCGCACCAGCTTCATCCCCGGCAGCGACGGGTTGATCGGCTTCCACGGCCGCATCGACCAGCAGGTGAAGCTGCGCGGCTTCCGCATCGAGCCGGGCGAGATCGAGGCGGCGCTGCGGGCCGGCGGGATGCGCGATGCCGCCGTGGTCGTACAGGGCACGGGTGCTGCCCAGCGGCTGGTCGCCTATGTCGTCACTGGTGCGGACGGGCTGCGCGAGGACGATCTGCGCCGCTGGCTGGCCGGGCGGCTGCCGTCTTACATGGTGCCCGCCGCCTTCATGGCGCTGCCCGCCTTGCCGGTGATGCCGAGCGGCAAGCTGGACCGCGCCGCGCTGCCGGTCTTGCCGGATGGCGAGACGCCGGAAATGGACACCAACCCGCTCGACCCGGTGGCGGCTGAACTGGCCGGCCTGTGGCGGGCCGTGCTGGATTTGCCGGAGACGACCGCCATCGGTGCTGCCAGCGACTTCTTCGCGCTGGGCGGCCATTCGCTGCTGGCGCTGCGGCTGCAGACGCGGGTCCGCCAGCATTTCGGGCGCGACCTGCCGATTGCAGCGCTGATCGCGGCGCCGATCCTGTCACACCAGGCCGAGATGCTGCGCGTGCCGACGCCGGCAGTACGAGTGTCAGAGGCAGAGACAAGGGACGGGCCAGCGCTGGCGCCGCTGCGGGCCGAAGGCGACCGGCCGCCGCTGTTCCTCCTCCATCCGGTCGGCGGGACGGTCGCCTGCTATCGCGATCTCGCCCGGCGGCTGCGCCCGGGGCGACCGGTGATCGGGGTGCAGGCCGCCGGCATCGATCCGGGCGAGCGGGTTTTCGCGGGTGATCTGCCGGAGATGGCTGCTGCCTATCTCGCGGCGTTGCGGTGCCACCAGCCTGACGGTCCCTATCATCTGGCGGGCTGGTCGATGGGCGGGGTGCTGGCCTTCGAGATGGCGCGCCAGCTGGCAGAGGCGGGCCAGCCTGTGGGCGCCGTGGCACTGATCGAGAGCTATACGCCGGCGCTGCTGCACAGCCTTGAGGGACCGCCGGATGAGCCGCAGGAGGTGCGGGAGGTCCGCGCCTTCGCCAGCGACCTTCTGGGTCTGTCCGAGATTCCGCCGCTGCAGGTGGCCGAAGGGCGCGATCCGTTCGCGGCGCTGCTGCTGTCGCCCTGGCTGACCGAGGCGCTGCCCGGCATGGATAGCGGCCAACTGCGCCGGCTGTTCGCGGTGTTCCGCGCCCATGGCCAGGCGCTGGCAGGCTATGTGCCACGGCCCTGCGCGGCTTCTGTTACCCTGCTGGCGGGCGAGGCGGTGCCGGTTACCGACCGGTCGCGCGGCTGGGCGGCGTTTGCCGGCGGCGGTCTCGATGTCCATGCGGTGCCGGGCGATCATCATTCCATCCTGCAGCCGCCGGGGCTGGATCTCTGTGCGGCGATTCTGGATGCCGCCCTGTCGCGTGCCGAGACGCGTGCCGAGACGGGCCGGCGCCGGGCGCGGCGCAAGGCCCAGAACGGTTAGGGGCGATTGATGGTTCAGGATCGAGGCTGGCGTCAAAGGGAGGGGCAACGCATAATGCCGGACACCAAGCGCCGAATGGGAGCAGTCGAGCTATATGTCTGACGATATTGAAGAAGACTATCTCGAAGAGGCAGACAGCGGCCGCTTCCATCGTCGGACAATCGCGGCGTTGCTGCTCATTGCGCTGCTGATCGCCAGTGTGTTGCTGTGGAACCGGATGGTGGTGTCGATCCGGTCCGGCGAATCCGGCGTGCTCTATCGCTTCTTCAGCGGTACCGAGATGGAGCAGATCTACGAGGAAGGCGTGCATCTGCTGTGGCCGTGGGACCGGATGTTCATATACGACATGCGCCTGCAGACCCGGGAGCGGGAATATTCCCTGCTGACCAGCAGCGGCCTGCCGGTGCATCTGAATGTCGCGGTGCGCTATCGCCCGGATATCCGGATGCTGCCGCTGCTGCATGTCGCCGTCGGCCCGGATTATCTGGAAAAGGTGGTGTTTCCCGAAACCGAGGCGGTACTGCGCCGCGCGGTCGGCCAGTACGGGCCGGAAGAGGTCTATACCAGCAAGCGCGGTTTCCTCGAATCCATCGTCGTCAGCAGCCTGTCGAAGGTCGAGAGCCGCTATATCCTGATCGACGATGTGCTGGTGAAGTCGGTCGATCTGCCAGTGCCAGTGCGCGACGCCATCGAACAGAAGCTGGTGCTGGGCGAGCAGGAAAAAGCCTATGAATACCGGCTGGCCATCGAGCGCAAGGAGGCCGAGCGCAAGAAGATCGAGGCCGGCGGTATCCAGGAATATCAGCGCCGGGTGGGCGAGACCCTGACCCAGGATCTGCTGCGCTGGCAGGGCATTCAGGCGACGCGCGAGCTGGCGACCTCCAACAATGCCAAGACGGTGGTTATTGGTGCTGGCAAGGATGGCCTGCCGCTCATCCTCGGCGACCGGTAGCGGCAATGCGGCGTATTCGTGCAATAGCCTCCCGCGTGGCTGGCGACTGGACCCTCGCGTCCTGGCTGCTGTCCGGGCTGGTCGTGGCGGCGGTGGCCGGCATGGCGGCTTTTCTGTATCTCGGCCCGCAGCGCCCACAGCCCGCCCTGGCCGGCGAGCGCTTCAAGATCGTCGTGGTCTATCCCGACGACCCCAGCAGCCGGCAGTTTCTGGAGGGAGTCCGGCTGGCGGTTGACGAGGTGAATGCCGGGAACGGTATGGCCGGCGCCTATCTCGAAGCGGTCTATGCGCCGGAGGAACGCTTCACCGACAAGATGAAGCTGAGCGATGTGGTGGAGCGGACGATGGCGCTGGCGGGGCGCATCGCGCGCGACCCGGACGTCATGGCGGTCGTCGGCCATGGCTATTCCGCAACGGCGGTGCCGGCCAGCGCCATCTATAATCGCGAGAACAAGCTGTTTTTTGCCACCCATGCCACGGCGACCTCGCTCAGCAATCTGCAGTTCAGCAATCTGTTCGCCTTGCAGCCCAACAATGCCGACATTGCGCGCGTGATGGCGCATTTCGCCATGTCGCAGGGCATGCGGCGCTTTGTCGTGCTGTCCGACAGCAGCGGATACGGCACGGAGACGACGAATCAGTTCCGCAGTTTCATCGCCCAGGAGGGCGGCGAGATCCTGTATCGCGGCGCTCTGTCGGCCGAAGGGCGCTCCGTCGATGACCTGCTGCTGTTCATTCTGGAAAACAGCCTGTTCACGGCCAACGAGATCGATGCGTTTTTCATCACCACCAATTCGATCGAGGATGCCGGCGAATTCATCAGGCGCGCCCGCATGCTGGGCCTCAGCATGCCGATATTGGGGTCGGAGAATCTGTTCGCCCGCGCGCTTGAAGACTCGGTGGGGCTGGAGAACATGCATGATGTCGCGGCGGTGTCGCTCTATGACGATAATAGCGACAGCGCGATCGCACGGCGTTTCTCAGTGGATTATGAGGTCCGCTATGGCGAGCGGCCGGACCTGTTTGCCGCCACTGGCTATGATGCGATCAAGCTACTGGATTATGTTGTCGATCTAACCGGCTCGCGCGATGTCGATACGCTGGAGGACAAGCTGCGGG
This portion of the Oceanibaculum nanhaiense genome encodes:
- a CDS encoding ABC transporter substrate-binding protein — encoded protein: MAGDWTLASWLLSGLVVAAVAGMAAFLYLGPQRPQPALAGERFKIVVVYPDDPSSRQFLEGVRLAVDEVNAGNGMAGAYLEAVYAPEERFTDKMKLSDVVERTMALAGRIARDPDVMAVVGHGYSATAVPASAIYNRENKLFFATHATATSLSNLQFSNLFALQPNNADIARVMAHFAMSQGMRRFVVLSDSSGYGTETTNQFRSFIAQEGGEILYRGALSAEGRSVDDLLLFILENSLFTANEIDAFFITTNSIEDAGEFIRRARMLGLSMPILGSENLFARALEDSVGLENMHDVAAVSLYDDNSDSAIARRFSVDYEVRYGERPDLFAATGYDAIKLLDYVVDLTGSRDVDTLEDKLRVMRYEVPFEGATGRISFDSTGLITDTETFIVYHNGKSFGTVAKYQKPFVWHGSSAPSHSGPPSAIVKDYMR
- a CDS encoding prohibitin family protein — protein: MSDDIEEDYLEEADSGRFHRRTIAALLLIALLIASVLLWNRMVVSIRSGESGVLYRFFSGTEMEQIYEEGVHLLWPWDRMFIYDMRLQTREREYSLLTSSGLPVHLNVAVRYRPDIRMLPLLHVAVGPDYLEKVVFPETEAVLRRAVGQYGPEEVYTSKRGFLESIVVSSLSKVESRYILIDDVLVKSVDLPVPVRDAIEQKLVLGEQEKAYEYRLAIERKEAERKKIEAGGIQEYQRRVGETLTQDLLRWQGIQATRELATSNNAKTVVIGAGKDGLPLILGDR